A genomic segment from Juglans regia cultivar Chandler chromosome 14, Walnut 2.0, whole genome shotgun sequence encodes:
- the LOC108989633 gene encoding uncharacterized protein LOC108989633, translated as MSDEGEKTCPLCAEEMDLTDQQLKPCKCGYEICVWCWHHILEMAEKDETEGRCPACRSPYDKVKIVGMAANCERMVAEISMDRKKCLKAKCKPSEGRKQLSSVRVIQRNLVYIVGLPLNLADEDLLQHREYFGQYGKVLKVSMSRTAAGVIQQFPNSTCSVYITYSKEEEAIRCIQNVHGFILDGRSLRACFGTTKYCHAWLRNVPCSNTDCLYLHEIGPQEDSFSKDEIISAYTRSRVQQITGATNNMQRRSGNVLPPPPDEYYINSSTSTGKPIVKTTSNIASVVRSSPPNGSSGRSVALPAAASWGMRATNGHLPASSIASTNGPSKQNPDTVASTLSFTSAVTGITQASLLQSDAAKRPTLNEDIQTINPTSKLESLNTLKQHIITDSPTNSSEKVAMPDGTFSLTLSSEFSCPPASEDNDRGISLPPEVTNSAYTEVSCGSTNEKLGLASDGQIQNLCSDISSISIDRIARDEHSVAIRPNSSLFDRVLIKEPGRQRLQQDYAEQHTEPLLISTVGKAPSIDGVCASREQCDWISDSHTRVIQDTSSEVEDDILSFESQRLKDPEVVSRSTYLTNLANSLHVSRSHPLQHGEDYGALSLNADRPISVDNRVNDGLLLHSSSISVISNGFPDNLVNNAPGLDITLEHSFLHPNEDKGKQMGRFLSGVTNNEGNAAVDKGESSIISNILSLDCDPWDESLGSPQNLAKLFKEGDTQTGSHMISGSWRAPNNNQSRFSFARHEELRSQPFDVQQSFNAIEQLPMSRSFSQYCGGRDLYLENHGIGNGFSSRNFEESENLANIHPAFTPNKLSGVSRAQISAPPGFSMSSRAPPPGFSSSKRMDQAFDPMTGNHLLDPSSLLRNSYQTMPTGNIVNTGDIEFMDPAILAVGEGRLQGGLNNPVLDMRSTFPPQLSAYESDSRFQLLMQRSLSQQQNMRFADIDDNFSHRSNSYGLSTRLADQSQASNLSPFAAQLSLQQSRNALMSNGHWDSWNEVQSGNGLGMPELLRNDRLGYNKFYTGYEDSKYRTPSSGDLYNRTFGM; from the exons ATGAGTGACGAGGGAGAAAAGACTTGTCCTCTCTGCGCAGAAGAGATGGATTTGACTGATCAGCAGTTGAAGCCATGTAAATGTGGTTATGAG ATATGTGTTTGGTGCTGGCATCACATCCTGGAGATGGCTGAAAAGGATGAGACGGAGGGGCGGTGTCCTGCCTGTCGCTCCCCTTATGACAAAGTAAAGATTGTTGGGATGGCTGCAAACTGTGAGAG GATGGTGGCTGAAATCAGTATGGATAGGAAAAAGTGCCTGAAAGCTAAATGCAAACCATCTGAGGGACGGAAGCAACTGAGCAGTGTTCGCGTGATTCAACGGAACCTTGTTTACATAGTTGGCTTGCCTTTAAATCTGGCAGATGAAGAT CTTCTCCAACACCGTGAATATTTTGGTCAGTATGGTAAGGTTCTAAAAGTGTCCATGTCTCGGACTGCAGCTGGTGTAATTCAACAATTTCCAAACAGTACATGTAGTGT ATATATTACCTATTCCAAAGAGGAGGAAGCTATTCGTTGTATTCAAAATGTACATGGGTTTATTTTGGATGGCAGATCCTTGAG GGCTTGCTTTGGAACCACAAAGTATTGTCATGCTTGGCTGAGAAATGTG CCTTGCAGCAATACGGATTGTCTCTATTTGCATGAGATTGGTCCTCAAGAGGATAGTTTCTctaaagatgaaataatttcagCATATACAAG GAGTCGAGTTCAACAAATTACTGGTGCAACAAACAATATGCAGCGGCGTTCGGGGAATGTGTTACCACCACCACCAGATGAATATTATATTAACAGTTCCACTTCAACTGGAAAGCCCATTGTCAAAACTACTAGT AATATTGCGAGTGTTGTTAGAAGTTCTCCACCAAATGGAAGTTCTGGTAGATCTGTAGCTCTTCCTGCTGCGGCCTCATG GGGAATGCGAGCTACTAATGGCCATCTACCAGCTTCCAGTATAGCAAGTACAAATGGACCTTCTAAGCAGAACCCTGACACAGTTGCTAGTACATTGTCATTTACATCAGCAGTTACAGGCATAACTCAGGCTTCCTTATTGCAAAGTGATGCTGCAAAGAGGCCCACATTGAATGAAGATATTCAAACTATAAACCCAACCAGTAAACTGGAATCATTAAACACTTTGAAACAGCATATAATTACAGATTCTCCAACCAATTCATCCGAGAAAGTTGCCATGCCGGATGGAACTTTTTCTTTAACATTAAGCAGTGAGTTTTCTTGTCCACCAGCATCTGAGGACAATGATAGAGGTATTAGTCTGCCACCAGAGGTTACAAATTCTGCTTATACTGAGGTGTCCTGCGGTTCTACCAATGAAAAATTAGGGCTTGCCAGTGATGGACAGATTCAGAACTTATGCTCTGATATATCTTCAATAAGTATTGATAGAATTGCCAGAGATGAACATTCTGTTGCAATCAGACCTAATAGTTCACTTTTTGATCGTGTCTTGATTAAAGAACCTGGACGTCAAAGGTTGCAGCAAGATTATGCTGAGCAACATACAGAACCTTTATTAATCTCAACTGTTGGGAAAGCACCTTCCATCGATGGGGTGTGTGCATCAAGAGAACAGTGTGACTGGATATCAGATTCACATACTCGAGTAATACAAGATACATCTTCTGAAGTTGAAGATGATATTCTATCTTTTGAGAGTCAAAGACTCAAGGACCCAGAAGTTGTAAGTAGGTCTACTTATTTGACCAATTTGGCTAATTCGCTCCATGTTTCAAGGTCTCATCCTCTTCAGCATGGTGAGGATTATGGTGCACTTAGTTTAAATGCTGATCGTCCGATATCTGTGGATAATAGAGTTAACGATGGTTTGCTTCTACATTCATCTAGCATTTCAGTGATATCTAATGGTTTCCCTGATAACTTGGTGAACAATGCCCCTGGTTTGGATATAACCTTGGAGCATTCCTTTTTGCATCCAAATGAAGATAAAGGGAAGCAAATGGGGAGATTCTTGAGTGGTGTGACGAATAATGAGGGCAATGCTGCTGTCGATAAAGGAGAGAGCAGTATAATCTCAAATATATTGTCATTGGACTGTGATCCATGGGATGAGTCGTTGGGATCCCCTCAGAATCTGGCTAAGTTGTTTAAGGAAGGTGATACTCAGACTGGTTCTCACATGATATCAGGTTCCTGGAGAGCACCAAATAATAATCAGTCGAGGTTTTCTTTTGCAAGGCATGAGGAGTTGAGAAGTCAACCATTTGATGTACAGCAATCTTTCAATGCCATTGAGCAATTGCCAATGAGCCGATCATTCAGCCAGTATTGTGGTGGAAGAGATTTGTATTTGGAAAATCATGGGATTGGCAATGGTTTCTCTTCCCGAAATTTTGAAGAATCTGAGAATCTTGCTAACATTCATCCCGCTTTCACTCCTAATAAGCTTTCTG GTGTTTCAAGGGCACAAATTTCAGCCCCACCTGGATTCTCTATGTCAAGCAGGGCACCACCACCGGGCTTTTCCTCTAGCAAGAGAATGGACCAGGCATTTGACCCCATGACTG GGAATCATTTGCTTGACCCGTCCTCCTTGTTGAGAAACTCATATCAGACGATGCCCACTGGAAATATTGTTAATACTGGGGATATTGAGTTTATGGATCCTGCAATTTTGGCTGTGGGTGAAGGGAGACTTCAAGGTGGGCTTAACAATCCAGTCTTAGACATGAGATCAACTTTCCCTCCACAATTAAGTGCATATGAAAGTGACTCCAGATTTCAGCTATTGATGCAAAGATCGCTCTCGCAGCAGCAGAACATGAGATTTGCCGACATTGATGATAATTTTTCTCATCGTAGCAATTCTTATGGCCTTTCTACAAGGCTTGCGGATCAATCACAAGCGAGCAATCTGTCCCCTTTTGCTGCACAGCTGTCCCTCCAACAGTCTAGAAATGCACTTATGTCTAATGGCCACTGGGACAGTTGGAATGAAGTTCAAAGTGGGAATGGTCTAGGTATGCCAGAGCTCTTAAGAAATGATAGACTGGggtataataaattttatactgGCTATGAAGATTCGAAGTATCGGACGCCGAGCTCTGGTGATCTCTATAACAGGACATTTGGGATGTGA